From Cupriavidus necator N-1:
GGGCCGACCGCGCAGAGTTTCAGCTTGATGCGGCGCGCCGGCTGACAATCCCAGCGGGGGACTACCGCCAGCAGGCCTGGCCCGCAGCGCCAAAGCAAAAATATAGCGGTCGCATCGCCACACTTCGCTCTATCACCCGACAGGCATCCCTTCAGCGAGTATGACGCGGTGCCCGCTGACTCCAGCGTTTGGCAAAATGCAGCCGAAGCTTAGTCGGGGCCGATAAGGAACCCGCGGCAATGATGTTGATCCGATGAAACGATGCATTTCCGCCTTCAGAATCGGTACAGGTCCGCCGACACGGCGGCTGCAGCCGAGCCGCCACGCGCTCGTTATCGAGAGTCTTGAACTCGGCGGACGTTCGATCCAGCCGCTAGTCGACAAGGGGTCCGGCAACGGGAGAGAGTTGAGCAGCTTCGGCCTGGCCGAGTACATGGAGCACGAGGCGATCACCGGATTGAAGTGTCTCGACGGGCGCTGGCGAGCCTGGAGCGTCCCGGTCGGATCCCGAGGTGCGCAAGTTGCAGCTCGTTGTGGCTCGAGGAATGCTGCGGATTGAATAAGGTGTGCCAAGCTGTCAGAACGTATAGGCTGCTGCCACATACGTAAAGTTGGTATTGTGCCCGCCGACCGAACCCAGTACCCGGGCAACGTCCACATGCACCACGCCGGCATTGATGGCGATATGCCGGTCCACCTGCCACAGCATATCGAAGGCAAGCTGGCTGCCCGTGTAGCGCCCGGACCGCCCGGCGGTGCCGGCAATCGGAAGTCCCGCGGCGGTGTACACCGCATCGTTGGTGGTCTGCCGCCAGATGAAGTCCCACGATAGAATGAATCGCAGCGTCGCCGTGGGCTTGAAGGTCAGCGAAGGCTGGAGATCCATCACGTTCGATGCGCCAAGCAAGCCTGCCTGGTTGAAATAGGCAAGTTTTGGGAACAATCCGCCATAGGTGCCCAGCTTGCCATCCTGGGGATCGCGGTCGCCGCTGCCGACGGTCGCCTTCAGCCCGGCGCGCGCGCCCCATTCAGCCAACTTGAATGCATAACCGGTATCGGTGGAAACGCCCCAGGCGAACAGATCCTGCCGACCAAAGCTGCCGAACTGCGCAAGCGCTTCCCAATCCCAGTCCCAGGGTCCGTGGCTGCCAAAGATGCGCCCACCGGCTGAGTGCCTGCGCTCCACGCCCGTGCCGATGCTGTAGCGCGCCTGGCTGTTCTCGAAGCCCAGGTAGTAGAGATCAGCGCCCGATGCCGGGATGACCGTCTTCGGAAAGGTTGCATAAAGGCCCCAGAACCCTTGCGCATGGTTGGGCGTGTCATCGAAATTGCCGGTTTTGAGCAATACGGGACGCGTGGCAAAGGCATCGAGCTTCACCTCGCCGACCTTGCCGCCGAGCCGTGCGCCGTCGAACGAACGCCTGACGTTGGGCGCATCGCGCACGGACACCAGCCGTTGCGAGCCGAATGCCATTTCCTGCCGTCCGATGCGCAGGATCGGCAGCTCGGAATCCGCTCGCGGGCCATCGGTGACGGGCAGCCGTATATCGACAAAGGCCTGCTGCACATCCGCCCGGTCTTCATATGGCGGCGTCGCGATGTCCTTGCCGGGCGCGAGTTGGTTGCCGAGTTGGGCAAACACGCGGAAGTAGCTGCCGACATGCAGGTCGGCATGGAGCAGCAGGCGATGCAGCAGGTAGCTGTCTGAGGAGGGGCCTGGCACGCCGAAGTTCGGCGCGGAGTAGCTTTCGAAGCGTTCCCGCAGTTCGCCGCCCAGGCTCAGGTAGGCGTCCGGCGCGCCCAGCGGGATCAGCTTGACCGGATCCCATGGGTCGCTGCGCCTGGCCGGATCCTGCAGGTAGCGGTAGTCCTCGGTGTAGCGGAGGAAATTGTAGGGCGGGGCAGACCCTTGCGCCTCTGCGCGGCATGGTATGCCCGCCATGGCCATGGCAAGCGCCAGGATAGGTCCGAAGGCTCGTGTCATGGGATGCGGCCTGCGCGGCATGGCCACAAGGCCAAGCCGCGCGCGCGGTCAACGTGCAGAGTCCAACGCTTCGCCGTTCTTCTGTACGTCCTGCGCCTTCGTATAGCTTTCGATCAGCAATTGATAGGCGGGGAAGATCTTGGTATAGACCTCGGCCCATTGCTGCGCGTCATCGCGGTGCCAGGTCTGCTGCAGTTCCGAAGCCACCGCGGCCGTGTCCATCGGCACCACACCGGCCTGGACCACGCGCGCCAGCGTGATCTCCTGCGCCATCTTCGAGTACGTGCCCGAGGCATCCACCACTGCGAACACCCTGTAGCCGTCCGCCACCGCGCTGATGGAGGGGAATGCCATGCAGACGCTGGTAATGGTGCCGGCGATAATCAGCGTCTTGCGTCCGGTTGCCTCGACCGCGGCGACAAAGTCAGGATTGTCCCAGGCATTGATTTCACCCTTGCGGGCGACGTACTTGGCATGCGGGGCGTTCTCGTGGATCTCGGGGATCAGCGGCCCATTAGGGCCTTGCGGCACCGAGGCGGTGGTGATGACCGGCAGCTTGCTCAGCGTCGCCATCTTGGCCAGGGCCGCGGCGCGCAGGCGCAGCTCCGGCATCGGCATGTCGCCGACAGTCTGAAACAGGCCGCTCTGGTGGTCGATCAGCAGCATGGCGGTGTCGGCCGGGTCGATCGCGGGGCGCTTGCCATTGAAGTTTGCGGGCTGGCTCATGGTGTTGCTCCTTGTCAGAAGGCTTACTGCGGGACGATACCTGCCGCGATTGGCACGGCAGGTGCGGGATCAGGCAGAGGCAGGTACAAAGCGGCCGTTGTTGAAGTCGCTCAGGGCCTGCTGGATTTCCTGCTCGGTATTCATCACGAACGGGCCATAGCCCACTACGGGTTCGTCGATCGGTTCTCCTGTCAGCAACAGCACGACTGTGTCTGTGGAGGCTTCCAGCGTCAAGCTGGCGCCACTGCGGTCAAGGACGGCCATCTGTGCCTCGCCCGCCACGGTGTCGCCGTTGATGCGCACGCGGCCGCGCAGGACTACCAGCGCCGCGTTCCAGCCATCGGGCAGGGGCAGGGTCGACACGCCGCCCTGGACCAGGCGCAGGTCCCATACATGCATCGGCGTGAAGGTGCGCGCCGGACCGGCATGCGCACCATACTGGCCGGCGATGACGCGCACCGTGCCGGCGCCATCGGGCAGCGCCACGGCGGGAATGTCGCGGTCGAGGATGGCCTGATAGCCTGGCGCCGTCAGCTTGTGCCTTGCCGGCAGATTGACCCAGAGCTGCACCATCTCCAATGGGCCGCCGTCGCGGGTGAAGGCCTCCGAGTGGAATTCTTCATGCAGGATGCCTGCGCCAGCCGTCATCCACTGCACGTCGCCGGGCCCGATCACGCCGCCCTGGCCGGTCGAGTCGCGATGTGCGACTTCGCCCTTGTAGACGACGGTGACGGTCTCGAATCCGCGGTGCGGATGCGTGCCGACGCCGCGCGGCCGGTCCGTGGGCCCGAAATCGGCCGGGCCGGCGTAGTCCAGCATCAGGAACGGGCTGAGCTGACGGGCATGGCTCTGGTAGGAGAACATCGAGCGCACGGGGAAGCCGTCGCCCACCCAATGGGAACGCGGGGCGCTGTAGACACCAAGCAGTCGCTTCACTATGAGGCTCCTTTCTGCGGGCTGGGAAGTCGTGGGGCATTAGTGAATGGAGAATAGGCTCCCTGGGTCTGGCGCGGTAGCTCGCGGGACTAGAACTCAGCGTCCTATGAGGTGAACGGCCACCACAACAAGTGGCGTGCAAAATCCAAACAGTCTTCACGTACCGGGACGCACTGGCTACCGCGGTGCACAACATGGGGAGCCCCCTGTGCAGCACATCGGTCAGTGCCGGCAAGCCGCCCTTGTACGAGATCTTCTGCAGGTTAATGCCGTGGTCAGACGGATGATTAAACGCTTGTGCGGGCCATTCTACGGATGGGAGCGGAGCATGATGTGCCGTTCCCATGCCAAACGGCATGGGGTGTGTAGGCGAAAATTCCGCGGTGACGAGCCAGGCCGGCACGATGTGCCGCAACGTGGCGGGACGCCGCGTTTGCGGTTGCCGCCTGTCTGGGCAGCTCCTCGCTATTGGCATTTCCCTCGTGCTGTGGGTCCCGGCGGGAGTAGCGCGGACTGGTACACAACGATCACTTTGCGCGCATGCGTAGCCGGTCCGCGGCTCCCACGCCTGCGGAGCCGGCCGTCTTCGTCCACAGCGAGTCGTTAGGGGGCCGAAGGCGATCAAGTCGGGGAACGAGCGGCGCGGCGCGGTCCGCCGGCCCTGCCGGCGGCAGACTTGCGGATTGTCCGCGCGCCCCGGCGGCACGATTAGCTGCCGGCACCCGCACCGGCAGCTCATTTCAGCAGCCCATGCGGCAGGCCTGTCCCTAGAATTTTCTTCGCGTCCGCACCATCGGTGGACGGTGCCGAAAAGAAAAGAGAGACAAGCCATGAACATGCCAACCCTGGAGTTCCGCAATACCCCTGCAAAGCCCAATGCCCGTGCGCCGCGCGTGCTACGCGGTGCCGAGATGATCGTCGAAGCCCTGCTCGCCGAGGGCGTGCGTACCGTTTGGGGCTATCCGGGTGGGGCGGTATTGCCGATCTACGATGCCATTGCCAGCCAGACCGGCCTGGAGCACCTGCTGGTGCGGCATGAGCAGGCCGCAGTGCACGCCGCGGACGGCTATGCCCGCGCCAGCGGCGAGGTGGGCGTCGCCCTGGTGACGTCCGGTCCGGGCCTGACCAATGCAGTCACCGGAATCGCCACGGCTTATTTCGATTCGATCCCGCTGGTGGTGCTGTCGGGTAACGTGCCAACGACGATGATCGGCGAGGATGCCTTCCAGGAGTGCGACGCCGTCGGCATTACGCGGCCCATAGTCAAGCACAACTTTCTAATATCCGATATCGGCAACCTCGCCGTCACCCTGAAAAAGGCCTTTCACCTGGCCCGCACCGGCCGTCCGGGACCGGTGTTGGTGGATATCCCCAAGGACATCGCGCTCGCCAGCGCGCCTTTCCACTATCCGGACAAGGTCGAGATCCGCTCCTACCGGCCTGCGGTGGAGGGCCACGAAGGCCAGATCCGCCACGCCGCCCAGTTGCTGCGCGAGGCGCGGCGGCCATACCTGTACGTTGGAGGAGGTGCAGTCACGGCGGGGGCCACCGTAGCCTTGCGGGAGCTGGCGGCACTCGCCGACGCGCCTGTCACCACTACGCTCATGGCACTCGGCGCCTTTTCCGCCACCGATCCACGCTATCTCGGCATGCCGGGCATGCACGGCACCTACGAGGCCAATCGCACCATGCAGGAGTGCGACGTGCTGGTTGCCATTGGGGCGCGCTTCGACGACCGGGTCATCGGCAATGTCGCCGACTTCTGCGCGACCCCCAGGCAGATCGTCCATATCGACATCGACCCAGCCAGCATCGGCAAGCGCGTGCGCCCGACCGTGCCGATCGTCGGCGACGCGCGCCGGGTGCTGGAGAAGCTGACCGCCGCGCTGCGCGAAGCGCGCACACCGCTGGCCGACCGCGCGGACTGGTGGCGGCGCATCGACAGCTGGCGCGCGCGGCGGTGCCTGGCCTATGTGCGCGACGGCCAGCGCATCAAGCCGCAGTACGTGATCGAGACGCTGTCCAGGCTCGCCGGCGGCGACGCCATCATCTGCTCCGACGTGGGACAGCACCAGATGTGGGCCGCGCAGCATTACCGCTTCACCCAGCCCCGCCGCTGGATCAATTCGGGCGGCCTCGGCACGATGGGCGTGGGCCTGCCCTACGCGATGGGCGTCAAGCATGCCTTCCCGGAGCGTGACGTGATCGCCATCACGGGTGACGGCTCGATCCAGATGTGCATCCAGGAGCTGTCGACCTGCAAGCAGTATGACCTGCCGGTCAAGATCGTCTCGCTCAACAATGGCTATCTGGGCATGGTGCGCCAGCTGCAGCACGTTGAGTATGAACGACGCTATTCGCAGTCATACATGGAAGCCCTGCCCGACTTCCCGGCGCTGGCGCGGGCCTATGGCCACATCGGCCTGTCGGTAAACACCGAGGCCGATGTGGAGCCGGCTTTGCGCGACGCGCTGGCGCAGAAGACCCGTACGGTCTTTCTTGATATCCACGTGGATGGCAGCGAGAACGTGTGGCCGATGATTCCCGGCGGGCACGGGCTTGGCGAGATGCTGTTGGGTGAAAGCACATCGACCGATGCCTCGCGTTGAGACAGAAGGCGGAATCGGGCACATCCCTGAGCCGACCATAGGACGAGCGGAGGCCTTGTCCAGCCGATAGCGCGTAGCGCCGGTGATGGCGTTCCGCAGCGTGCATCTGCATGTCTGCAAGCACCCCGGATTCACTGATTGCGTCTGGGGGCGAGCCTTGTCACTTCCACGTTTTCATTGTCATGGAAAGCTACGGCCGAGCGCACGCCGGACCGGCGGTGACGGGCATCCTCCGGGCGGAACGCCGGGCGCTCCCGTATAGATATCGACCACCAGAGTCGGGCGGTTTGTTATGCTTGCCTCATATCGGTCCAATATTTACTTGGTGCGACGCCAGTGTCGAAAGCATTGACTATTGAAAGCACACCCTCGACGAGGGTAGAGACGGCTATAGAAAAACTAAGAGAGGCGCTGCTGCGTGGCCATTTCCCCCCCGGTGCATCGGTCAGAGAAATTGATGTTTGTGCGCTCTGCGGCGTCAGCCGCACGCCCGCCCGATCAGCTATGCTGGCCCTGCATAGCGAGGGTTTGCTCGACTATGTCGCGCAGAAAGGTTATCGAGCAAGGCGCTTCGAGATGGCAAATACGCAGGATGCGTATGCGATCCGCGGCGTGGTGGAGGGACTCGCTTGCCGCCTGCTTGTCGAACGCGGCCTGGCCCATCTGGTTGTGCCCCGCTTGCAGGCGCTTGTCGCGCTAGGTGACAAGCTGATTCGGAACGCTGAGAAAGCGCCATTCGATACAGCGGCCTGGAGCCAGATGAATGCAGACTTCCATAAGATTCTCCTTGAACCGATGAACCCGGTGTTCGACGAGGTTTCCGGGTATGCGCGGCGCGTTCCGCATGCCGCTCCGACGACCACCGCAGACTGGC
This genomic window contains:
- a CDS encoding hydrolase — translated: MSQPANFNGKRPAIDPADTAMLLIDHQSGLFQTVGDMPMPELRLRAAALAKMATLSKLPVITTASVPQGPNGPLIPEIHENAPHAKYVARKGEINAWDNPDFVAAVEATGRKTLIIAGTITSVCMAFPSISAVADGYRVFAVVDASGTYSKMAQEITLARVVQAGVVPMDTAAVASELQQTWHRDDAQQWAEVYTKIFPAYQLLIESYTKAQDVQKNGEALDSAR
- a CDS encoding GntR family transcriptional regulator, producing MSKALTIESTPSTRVETAIEKLREALLRGHFPPGASVREIDVCALCGVSRTPARSAMLALHSEGLLDYVAQKGYRARRFEMANTQDAYAIRGVVEGLACRLLVERGLAHLVVPRLQALVALGDKLIRNAEKAPFDTAAWSQMNADFHKILLEPMNPVFDEVSGYARRVPHAAPTTTADWRAQPDIDLIKSAQNDHRKIVNALANNEATRAEELMREHLYNAGEVLRRTLDATMAG
- a CDS encoding alginate export family protein, whose product is MTRAFGPILALAMAMAGIPCRAEAQGSAPPYNFLRYTEDYRYLQDPARRSDPWDPVKLIPLGAPDAYLSLGGELRERFESYSAPNFGVPGPSSDSYLLHRLLLHADLHVGSYFRVFAQLGNQLAPGKDIATPPYEDRADVQQAFVDIRLPVTDGPRADSELPILRIGRQEMAFGSQRLVSVRDAPNVRRSFDGARLGGKVGEVKLDAFATRPVLLKTGNFDDTPNHAQGFWGLYATFPKTVIPASGADLYYLGFENSQARYSIGTGVERRHSAGGRIFGSHGPWDWDWEALAQFGSFGRQDLFAWGVSTDTGYAFKLAEWGARAGLKATVGSGDRDPQDGKLGTYGGLFPKLAYFNQAGLLGASNVMDLQPSLTFKPTATLRFILSWDFIWRQTTNDAVYTAAGLPIAGTAGRSGRYTGSQLAFDMLWQVDRHIAINAGVVHVDVARVLGSVGGHNTNFTYVAAAYTF
- a CDS encoding pirin family protein translates to MKRLLGVYSAPRSHWVGDGFPVRSMFSYQSHARQLSPFLMLDYAGPADFGPTDRPRGVGTHPHRGFETVTVVYKGEVAHRDSTGQGGVIGPGDVQWMTAGAGILHEEFHSEAFTRDGGPLEMVQLWVNLPARHKLTAPGYQAILDRDIPAVALPDGAGTVRVIAGQYGAHAGPARTFTPMHVWDLRLVQGGVSTLPLPDGWNAALVVLRGRVRINGDTVAGEAQMAVLDRSGASLTLEASTDTVVLLLTGEPIDEPVVGYGPFVMNTEQEIQQALSDFNNGRFVPASA
- the ilvB gene encoding biosynthetic-type acetolactate synthase large subunit, producing MNMPTLEFRNTPAKPNARAPRVLRGAEMIVEALLAEGVRTVWGYPGGAVLPIYDAIASQTGLEHLLVRHEQAAVHAADGYARASGEVGVALVTSGPGLTNAVTGIATAYFDSIPLVVLSGNVPTTMIGEDAFQECDAVGITRPIVKHNFLISDIGNLAVTLKKAFHLARTGRPGPVLVDIPKDIALASAPFHYPDKVEIRSYRPAVEGHEGQIRHAAQLLREARRPYLYVGGGAVTAGATVALRELAALADAPVTTTLMALGAFSATDPRYLGMPGMHGTYEANRTMQECDVLVAIGARFDDRVIGNVADFCATPRQIVHIDIDPASIGKRVRPTVPIVGDARRVLEKLTAALREARTPLADRADWWRRIDSWRARRCLAYVRDGQRIKPQYVIETLSRLAGGDAIICSDVGQHQMWAAQHYRFTQPRRWINSGGLGTMGVGLPYAMGVKHAFPERDVIAITGDGSIQMCIQELSTCKQYDLPVKIVSLNNGYLGMVRQLQHVEYERRYSQSYMEALPDFPALARAYGHIGLSVNTEADVEPALRDALAQKTRTVFLDIHVDGSENVWPMIPGGHGLGEMLLGESTSTDASR